A genomic region of Caenorhabditis elegans chromosome V contains the following coding sequences:
- the C50F4.1 gene encoding CHK kinase-like domain-containing protein (Confirmed by transcript evidence) produces the protein MFITALIAKELGLSRVKELNPTVTINGVTTVELETAEGLFRVHLVRDDQDVIVKLEEGSKLAAYYNSLFWHEISTFEKIPIPSAHFNRSFVVTEDENKHSVYVTQFLKKGSVRTKLGLPELEQVASQIAKLHAVNSKTINKQFSLNVQENYGNIISFKKKIQKELIEVLETAVTTTEVADYFMNPSSVIEKVGILTHYLEDWKDEDADEKEKHNVIAHGRLTAEICRFDEDGNLVEITEWENIHLGNPVEDLANLIVSSADVDIRRKKFMKIFQVYFYALVDYYPPKYQLHDLKRWFQEYQPTVLINGIESLLFTLSEGSDDVKQDAARRWETALNDTVDFLTGNYISDNEHPFLSQKENDD, from the exons ATGTTCATCACTGCATTAATTGCAAAGGAACTTGGATTGTCTCGAGTTAAAGAACTTAATCCTACTGTCACTATCAATGGTGTCACAACCGTGGAGTTAGAG ACAGCGGAGGGCCTCTTCCGAGTGCATTTGGTGAGAGATGATCAAGATGTTATAGTGAAACTAGAGGAAGGAAGCAAGCTTGCCGCCTACTACAATTCACTTTTCTGGCATGAGATATCAACGTTTGAGAAGATTCCTATTCCAAGTGCACATTTTAATCGATCGTTTGTTGTGACGGAAGATGAAAACAAACATTCTGTCTATgttactcaatttttgaagaaaggaAGTGTTCGTACCAAATTGGGATTACCAGAATTGGAACAAGTTGCCTCACAGATTGCAAAGTTACACGCTGTCAACTCAAAAACTATCAATAAACAATTCTCACTCAATGTGcaagaaaattatggaaacATCATAtcattcaaaaagaaaattcaaaaagaattgATTGAAGTGTTGGAAACAGCAGTAACTACTACAGAAGTTGCAGACTACTTCATGAATCCATCCTcagttattgaaaaagttggaattttgacTCATTACTTGGAAGATTGGAAAGATGAAGATGCAGATGAAAAGGAAAAACATAATGTTATCGCACATGGAAGATTGACAGCTGAGATTTGCAGATTTGATGAGGATGGGAATTTGGTAGAGATCACAGAATGGGAA AACATTCATCTTGGAAATCCAGTGGAGGATTTAGCAAATTTGATTGTTTCATCTGCAGATGTCGACATTCGAcgaaaaaagttcatgaaA atatttcaaGTCTATTTTTATGCACTTGTTGACTATTACCCACCAAAGTATCAACTGCATGATTTGAAAAGATGGTTCCAGGAATATCAACCTACAGTTCTAATCAATGG AATCGAGTCTCTACTTTTTACACTGAGTGAAGGTTCGGATGACGTCAAACAAGATGCTGCACGTCGATGGGAGACAGCGTTGAATGATACTGTAGATTTCTTGACTGGAAACTACATTTCGGATAATGAGCACCCATTTCTCTCACAAAAAGAGAATGATGATTGA
- the C50F4.9 gene encoding Cocaine- and amphetamine-regulated transcript protein (Confirmed by transcript evidence) codes for MKLLVLCILITISSSLFIEDSRINEIECSIVAILTDQIEESTACNLKHLLRNDPLFKPLIQTNVHKKRSAYEIIGVHTCEENEPCRIGRTRSCLCQEDFVCDKTPANKNVHLCTKLGYFRLFEANKK; via the exons ATGAAACTTCTCGTGTTGTGCATTCTTATCACAATATCTTCATCGCTTTTTATCGAAGATTCAAGAATTAATGAGATCGAGT GTTCAATCGTTGCTATTCTGACCGATCAAATTGAAGAAAGTACGGCCTGTAATCTGAAGCATCTGCTCAGAAATGATCCACTTTTCAAGCCACTCATTCAAACTAATGTGCACAAAAAGAGAAGCGCCTATGAAATCATTGGAGTACACA CATGCGAGGAGAATGAGCCATGCAGAATCGGGAGAACTCGTTCATGCTTGTGCCAAGAAGATTTTGTATGTGACAAAACACCTGCCAACAAAAACGTACATCTTTGTACTAAACTCGGATATTTCCGGCTTTTTGAAGCTAataagaaataa